From a single Spongiibacter taiwanensis genomic region:
- a CDS encoding transglycosylase SLT domain-containing protein, which yields MKFLRLKLLALCVVLQILPAQAAPTLDEARKLYSDALSYISRGQIGAAERLAPQLQGYPLYPYLELELVKAQIGNLSRQTIDTYLQEYGNTIVGQRMRIAWVNQMMRSRNWEGFLRYYQGHGGEDMQCVAIRALRETGQTDAALKKASELWKTGHSLPDICDPTLNFWTASLSASEKREQYWLRAQLALEEKQYSLAQYLLRRISADTLHIQLIQNPELLYRRADQLPVSEESRIIATHSLLRLARSNFERANGLWHQLDRRLHFNKAQNYVLRDALARQIIASDVDYADDWVKANDPNFEDPYLTEWRIRLALKSGQWAEVQRLIGFLPDELKDKADWQYWWARADIARQGEISVATQLILQKLASERGYYSFMAADLLNEAYQLAEKTTLRQELISEVQQRGAIQRAKELHWQGQTYTARLEWAQAMTTLNREEQVAAAHLAMSWGWNHQAIMTAIRANEWDDMQLRFPTPFAEEFTKAAKTQGIELKWIYAIARQESAFSEEARSPVGAQGLMQLMPGTARLVAKQMGRRVSSSDLYQADQNIALGSFYLAQLLDQFGGNRILATAAYNAGPTRIERVLRRQDSDLPADIWIENLPYGETREYVKNVLAFSIIYGKKLNTERPLLANHERSIGQDNLRTASKN from the coding sequence ATGAAATTCCTCAGGCTGAAACTTCTCGCGCTGTGTGTGGTGCTGCAGATTCTGCCTGCTCAGGCCGCGCCAACGCTGGACGAAGCGCGCAAATTATACAGTGATGCCCTGAGCTATATAAGCCGGGGGCAGATCGGCGCGGCAGAAAGACTGGCCCCCCAACTCCAGGGCTACCCCCTGTACCCGTACCTGGAGCTGGAACTGGTAAAAGCCCAGATTGGCAACCTTTCCCGGCAAACCATCGACACCTATCTGCAAGAATACGGCAACACCATAGTTGGTCAGCGGATGCGGATTGCCTGGGTCAATCAGATGATGCGCAGCCGCAATTGGGAAGGCTTCCTGCGTTATTACCAGGGGCATGGCGGAGAAGATATGCAGTGCGTTGCCATCCGCGCGCTGCGAGAAACCGGGCAAACCGACGCCGCGCTGAAAAAAGCCAGTGAACTGTGGAAAACCGGTCATTCCCTGCCAGACATCTGCGATCCAACACTGAATTTCTGGACCGCCAGCCTGTCGGCCAGCGAGAAGCGCGAGCAATACTGGCTTCGTGCGCAGCTGGCCCTGGAAGAAAAACAATACTCCCTGGCCCAGTACCTGTTGCGCCGGATATCGGCTGACACGCTTCACATCCAACTTATTCAAAACCCGGAACTGCTCTATCGGCGGGCGGATCAACTGCCCGTTTCAGAGGAAAGCCGAATCATTGCCACCCACAGCCTGCTGCGCCTGGCGCGCTCTAACTTTGAGCGCGCCAATGGGCTCTGGCACCAACTCGATCGACGCCTGCATTTCAATAAGGCCCAGAATTATGTGCTCCGCGACGCTCTGGCCCGCCAGATTATCGCCAGCGATGTGGATTACGCCGACGACTGGGTAAAAGCCAACGATCCCAACTTTGAAGACCCTTACCTCACCGAGTGGCGCATTCGCCTGGCGCTGAAGAGTGGCCAATGGGCAGAGGTCCAACGCCTGATCGGGTTCTTGCCTGACGAACTCAAGGACAAAGCTGACTGGCAATACTGGTGGGCCAGGGCCGATATTGCCCGCCAGGGCGAAATAAGCGTTGCCACCCAGCTTATCCTGCAAAAGCTGGCCTCCGAGCGGGGTTACTACAGCTTTATGGCGGCCGATTTACTCAACGAGGCCTATCAACTGGCCGAGAAAACCACCCTGCGCCAAGAACTCATCAGCGAAGTGCAGCAGCGCGGCGCCATTCAACGGGCCAAGGAATTGCATTGGCAGGGGCAGACCTATACCGCGCGGCTGGAATGGGCCCAAGCCATGACCACCCTGAACCGCGAAGAGCAGGTTGCTGCAGCCCACCTGGCGATGAGCTGGGGTTGGAATCACCAGGCCATTATGACCGCCATTCGCGCCAATGAGTGGGACGACATGCAATTGCGCTTCCCCACCCCATTTGCGGAGGAATTTACCAAGGCGGCAAAAACCCAGGGTATCGAGCTAAAGTGGATCTACGCTATCGCCCGGCAGGAGAGTGCGTTTTCTGAGGAAGCGCGCTCCCCGGTTGGCGCGCAGGGTTTGATGCAACTGATGCCGGGCACCGCCCGACTGGTAGCCAAGCAGATGGGCCGCCGGGTCAGCAGCAGCGACCTCTATCAAGCAGACCAAAACATTGCCCTTGGCAGCTTTTACCTCGCCCAATTGCTCGATCAGTTTGGCGGCAACCGCATCCTGGCGACGGCAGCCTACAACGCGGGGCCAACCCGAATCGAGCGGGTACTGCGCCGCCAAGACAGCGACCTGCCCGCCGACATCTGGATTGAAAACCTGCCCTACGGCGAAACCCGAGAGTACGTTAAAAACGTGCTGGCTTTCAGCATTATCTACGGGAAAAAGCTGAACACAGAACGGCCTCTGCTGGCTAACCACGAACGCAGCATTGGTCAGGATAACCTGCGAACGGCGTCGAAGAATTGA